Proteins encoded within one genomic window of Polaribacter sp. NJDZ03:
- a CDS encoding long-chain fatty acid--CoA ligase: MAVEVTRLFDFPYYQLETYNLEKAFSSKTNGSWQSITTQQYIDQANQISRGLINLGIKPNDKIAVISSTNRTEWNICDIGILQTGAQNVPIYPTISEEDYEYVLNHSESIYCFVSDIEVLTKINKIKSNTSLKAVYTFDDIIGEKSWNEILESGKDTSNQNIVEERKNNVKTDDLATLIYTSGTTGKPKGVMLSHRNIVSNVLSSEKRVPFDYGKSIGLSFLPICHIFERMILYLYQYCGVSIYFAESIEKLSENAQEIKPNVMTAVPRLYEKIYDKIILKGEALTGIKKGLFFWAVNLGLKYEPYGVNGWWYETQLKIARKLIFSKWQAALGGELKIMVSGSAALQPRLTKVFAAAGMPIMEGYGLTETSPVISVNDQRNKGFKVGTVGKVIDNVEVKIAETGEILVKGSNVMLGYYKDLERTENVLKGGYFYTGDKGELDSEGFLKITGRTKEMFKTSGGKYVVPPLLEGELKQSLFIEQVMVIGEGEKMPAAFIQPNFDFIKEWIKHKNLNIGTTNKEIANSDIVIERIQKEVDKCNLNFGKWEQIKRFELTPDVWSIEDGHLTPTMKMKRAIIKEIYKDLFNKIYRV; the protein is encoded by the coding sequence ATGGCAGTAGAAGTTACAAGATTATTCGATTTTCCTTATTACCAATTAGAAACCTATAATTTAGAAAAAGCATTTAGTTCTAAAACCAATGGTAGTTGGCAATCTATTACAACGCAACAATATATTGATCAGGCCAACCAAATTAGTAGAGGGTTAATTAATTTAGGCATAAAACCAAATGATAAGATCGCTGTAATTTCATCTACAAATAGAACAGAATGGAACATATGTGATATTGGAATATTACAAACCGGTGCACAAAATGTACCAATTTATCCAACGATCTCAGAAGAAGATTACGAATATGTTTTAAATCATTCAGAATCTATTTATTGTTTTGTTTCAGATATAGAGGTTCTAACAAAAATAAATAAGATAAAAAGTAACACCAGTTTAAAGGCTGTTTATACATTTGATGATATAATAGGTGAAAAAAGTTGGAATGAGATATTAGAGTCTGGTAAAGACACTAGTAATCAAAACATTGTTGAAGAAAGAAAAAACAATGTAAAAACAGACGATTTAGCTACTTTAATTTATACATCTGGTACCACAGGTAAACCTAAAGGAGTTATGTTATCACATAGAAATATAGTTAGCAATGTTTTAAGTTCAGAAAAACGTGTTCCTTTTGATTATGGAAAATCTATTGGTTTAAGTTTTTTACCGATCTGTCATATATTTGAACGCATGATTTTATATCTATATCAATATTGTGGAGTTTCTATTTATTTTGCAGAATCAATTGAAAAATTATCTGAAAATGCACAAGAAATAAAACCAAATGTAATGACTGCGGTACCTCGTTTGTATGAAAAAATTTACGATAAAATAATTTTAAAAGGAGAGGCTCTAACCGGTATAAAAAAAGGATTGTTCTTTTGGGCAGTAAATTTAGGATTAAAGTATGAACCTTATGGTGTAAATGGTTGGTGGTATGAAACACAATTAAAAATAGCTAGAAAATTAATTTTCTCTAAATGGCAAGCGGCTTTAGGAGGAGAATTAAAAATAATGGTTTCCGGTAGTGCTGCACTGCAACCCAGATTAACAAAGGTATTTGCAGCAGCAGGAATGCCAATAATGGAAGGGTATGGTTTAACAGAAACATCTCCTGTAATTTCTGTAAATGATCAAAGAAATAAAGGTTTTAAAGTTGGTACTGTTGGTAAAGTAATAGATAACGTTGAAGTAAAAATTGCAGAAACTGGAGAAATTTTAGTTAAAGGATCTAATGTAATGCTAGGTTATTACAAAGACTTAGAAAGAACTGAAAATGTATTAAAAGGAGGTTATTTTTACACTGGAGACAAAGGAGAACTAGATAGTGAGGGCTTCTTAAAGATTACAGGTAGAACTAAAGAAATGTTTAAAACATCTGGAGGTAAATATGTAGTACCACCATTATTAGAAGGTGAACTAAAACAATCCTTATTTATAGAACAAGTGATGGTTATAGGAGAAGGAGAAAAAATGCCAGCTGCTTTTATACAACCAAATTTTGATTTTATCAAAGAATGGATTAAACATAAAAATTTAAATATTGGTACCACAAATAAAGAAATAGCTAACTCAGATATTGTAATTGAACGTATTCAGAAAGAAGTAGATAAATGCAACTTAAACTTTGGTAAATGGGAACAAATAAAGCGTTTTGAACTAACACCAGACGTCTGGTCTATTGAAGATGGACATTTAACTCCAACCATGAAAATGAAACGAGCAATCATCAAAGAAATCTATAAAGACTTGTTTAATAAAATTTATAGAGTTTAA
- a CDS encoding pentapeptide repeat-containing protein encodes MKNKKVLFAITLFLISTISIAQNKIKAATIMEDIKAGKSISINNSTIIGVLDFTFKNEALKKKSNKKKSSWFNWNSENSTNEIKKIIDVNISFINCTFKDDVLAYIPDKESELTFTASFENETIFKNCIFEHKAMFKYSRFEKNTDFSGSTFKDDSTFKYAKFDSKINFTNTTYYEIATFKYAKFNSNVSFKDAIFKEVATYKYTQFLDGVSFKNTNFKEDLNIKYMKVSGEFNITNMKVDYEIDSKYTKINGKSFNKHLINAK; translated from the coding sequence ATGAAAAATAAAAAAGTTCTATTTGCAATCACATTATTTTTAATCTCTACTATTAGTATTGCTCAAAATAAAATTAAAGCCGCTACTATTATGGAAGATATAAAAGCAGGAAAATCAATTTCAATAAATAATTCGACTATTATTGGTGTATTAGATTTTACTTTTAAGAATGAAGCTCTTAAAAAAAAATCTAATAAAAAGAAAAGTAGCTGGTTTAATTGGAATTCTGAAAACTCAACTAACGAAATTAAAAAAATAATAGATGTAAATATTTCTTTTATCAACTGTACTTTTAAAGATGATGTTTTAGCCTATATACCAGATAAAGAATCTGAACTAACTTTTACAGCTAGTTTTGAAAATGAAACTATTTTTAAGAACTGCATATTTGAGCATAAAGCAATGTTTAAATACTCTCGCTTTGAAAAAAACACTGATTTCTCTGGAAGTACATTTAAAGATGATAGCACTTTTAAATATGCTAAATTTGATAGCAAAATTAATTTTACAAATACAACCTACTATGAAATTGCTACTTTTAAATACGCGAAGTTTAATAGTAATGTAAGTTTTAAAGATGCAATATTTAAAGAGGTAGCAACATATAAATACACGCAATTTTTAGATGGTGTGTCTTTTAAAAACACCAATTTTAAAGAAGACTTAAACATCAAATACATGAAAGTCTCTGGTGAATTTAATATTACAAATATGAAAGTTGACTACGAGATTGATTCCAAATACACTAAAATTAACGGAAAAAGCTTTAATAAACACCTGATAAATGCAAAATAG
- a CDS encoding helix-turn-helix domain-containing protein, which produces MNLKYYNTETASHLVDEFYSIEYSKKDTPFTTIIIPMAFSSISYIYSGNQYTIQNKSKKELKGLTIFGQFIKSYPVVVDNVGLCCGISFKPTTLFKLTNIDLSKITNQHLPLDSLKPNLSKKLKTIFLNYQDNYENLFKEISIFLNSLPILEDKKTIIIDHVILLINKKEGLISVNDILKTIPFGQKTLETEFKKMVGITPGKYIQIKRFLNLMRKYEKGQIELKDLIFMYDYYDESHFAKDFKLFTSNSFKNYFKEDYIIVKQALKNNYYDLLQKN; this is translated from the coding sequence ATGAATTTAAAATATTATAATACAGAAACAGCTTCTCATTTAGTAGATGAATTCTATAGTATTGAATACTCCAAAAAAGATACGCCTTTTACAACTATCATAATTCCTATGGCGTTTTCTAGCATTTCTTATATTTATTCTGGTAACCAATATACCATACAAAATAAAAGTAAAAAAGAATTAAAAGGGCTAACTATATTTGGACAATTTATAAAATCATATCCTGTTGTTGTAGACAATGTAGGTTTGTGTTGTGGAATTAGTTTTAAACCTACTACACTATTTAAATTAACCAATATTGATCTTTCTAAAATAACAAACCAACATCTTCCGTTAGATTCTTTAAAACCAAATTTATCAAAAAAATTAAAAACTATCTTTTTAAATTACCAAGATAATTATGAAAACCTATTTAAAGAAATCTCTATTTTTCTAAACTCTTTACCTATCCTAGAAGATAAAAAGACTATAATTATAGATCATGTTATTCTACTGATAAATAAAAAAGAAGGGTTAATTTCTGTAAATGATATTTTAAAGACCATTCCTTTTGGGCAAAAGACATTAGAAACTGAGTTTAAAAAAATGGTTGGTATAACACCTGGTAAGTATATTCAAATAAAACGTTTTCTAAATTTAATGAGAAAATATGAAAAAGGTCAGATAGAATTAAAAGACTTAATATTCATGTACGATTATTATGATGAATCTCACTTTGCTAAAGATTTTAAATTATTTACTTCAAACTCTTTTAAAAATTACTTTAAAGAAGATTACATAATTGTAAAGCAAGCTTTAAAAAATAACTATTACGATTTATTACAAAAAAATTAG